The genome window GTGTGCCACCCCTGAAAGTTCCCAGCCTTCAGACCCTACTCTAGCTAATGACCACGCTCCATCTTGGTTTGTTATGTCAAATGTCAGTGATGGTGATAAGTAGCGTGCTAAAACGAGTTAATTGTAGCAGTAAAATCTCCACAGTTACGTTTCTCGTGTATTCCTGGTCTATGTAACGAAACTGGAAAGTATCCTGGGAATACTGGCTGATAAACTCCACTGTCTTTCTTCCTCACCCAATTTCCGCTATTGCCACAGCAACCGCAGATCCTGAATGCAAGAATTTATAACCTTCTTGAATTACATTTATTCTGATCGTCCATTATTATCTCTTGGATTTTGATCAATTTCCTAGTGAATATCAAATGCAAAATGGAATTATTAATATCTATAACAGCAACGTGTATCTATATATCTCCTTGAATGGAATGAATAAAACCCAGTCCTTCACAGGAGGATAAAAAATATATGAAGCGAAGCACTGAAGGAGTTACTAAGGAAGAGCATCAAAGGCTTGCTCAAAGTTAGAGGTTTTAGCTTTTAAGGAGTACCTAAAATGAGAATACGTATTGGTCTGGTATGAGTAGAGAAGACTGGCAGCAATAGAGTGAATATGCATGCATGCCAATGTGGCTAATTAAAACCACTTATAGAGCTAAGAGTTGTAAAGAGTATTGTAGCGAAAATACTTGTGCAGTTTATTCCATTCTGTGCCGTTCGCTTTACTGAGCTGTCGTATTTATCATGCTATTGATGGAACTACACTTGAATCCCTGATGTTTTAGTCAGAAAAGTCATCATCATTAGCAttggaaaggttccagaggatATTGACCGTATTGTCGGATGGGTATGATGATGATAGCTACGGAAAAGATAAAGTTGCAGTTGAAGAGACAGATAACCATATTGAATGATTTGAAGATGCAGTGATAAAGCATCATGAGAGACGACGATCAGTGAAGCAATTCATATCGCCACAGAGCCAAAGAAGACAGACAACGTGAAGAGTTAGATATAACTACGTGAATATATAACGTTACAAAGCGATAGATACAGATTGGGATGTCGAAGGAGAGGTGGGTTCCATCACACGACCTACTAGAAATTACGATCGACACGCAGCTCACAATACATTTGTACAATGTCTATTCTCTTGATTAATGTTGGCTGATGGTTATGGAGGACAATACTTGAGAGGCGGGACTTGCCTCAATACCGCACGTGAAGCAAGCATATGACGTTTCAGGGTGTTGTCTTTGGTATTGGCGACTGTTGCCAAGATACAATCGCTCTTGCCCTTGGTAGAGCACTTCAGCTCAAAGGAGGTGGCGCCATTTCCTCCTTTCGCCAACTATTTACGTCCAGGTGTGATGGTCTGTGTGCAGGTCCTTCACATCAGGCTTGCTAACCTACTTGAAGCAGAATATTTGGCACTCAGCTGCTCGCCTGGCTCCGGCCACCTCCGGATTCAGAAGGTCCTGGTAATGCGACCATCTTCTAGCCTGAGGGTTTGCCTGATCCACAGAGATTCCTCTCTTTGTTTAGTGCCAGCGCACATGCGAACTCCGCCTTTAAGAACACGGTTGCACCTGCGTTTCTATCCGGCCACTCCCTCACCGATAATGCATCAAAGACAACGAATATATACACAATTGAGCTTCTTTAGCGGATAGCTGTAAATACCCCACACGTTGCAGCCATAAATAAAGGTGCGGAGGACAAAGATTTTGTAATAATCAGTTTATTCTCAAGGGTTAGTTTGGTCCTATCAGACGTACATTTCGTGAGTCTGTCAAAGATGGCAGTGTATTTCCCTATGCTGACCTCGAGCTGTGCATCAAAGGACTGCAGCCGTGAACTCCAGGCAGCATAATTAGAGAATCAATTGAAGTGAGCTGTTATTTAGTGTGATTTGGTGCGAAGATGCAACAAGTTTTCCCATGGTCATAGTTTTCATGGCGTTTGTACTAAGGGTGACAAAGATAGAGGCATTGGCAGAGACAGACCACTTAGGTAAATAACACAGCCTCTTTCGTGTCGAGGGTTTCCGTGATCAGGAGATATGTCTGACCGGGGAAATAAATAGAAAGCACGATGGAGACAGATATTGATATATCTAGCGGTATATTGAGACATACAGGTAGAGAGTTAAAAATAAATAGAATGACAGATACGTATCTGGAGAGACCGAGGCACGCAGACACGATGGAATGGTGATGAGATACAGTGATAATTGAAAACTTAATGATGCATGGAAAGATGAAAAATGTCTGAAATATACGCATTGAAAGACATCGGCAGACACAAATACATACATAGACAGAAGAATTAACAAATTAACAGACAGCGAATATAGGACCAACAGCATTTACAATACACGTATAATATATCAATGTATCCGCATGGCTACGTTTGGAGAGATTGCATTCAAGTTTAGTTGGTTTTCATTGGCATGTCATCTCCTCCGTTGGAAGAAAGAATATGATTCTGTTTGCACTTTACTTCAGAAAATTCTCTCCGCGTACATTGTGAACAAGGCAAAAGTGATATTTATCTCTAACTCAGACGCTGTCAATATCCTGACCATAGTAGCATCCGTGTGTTACACGGCGCAGCAATGTGCTCTCCATTGAAAGTTCTGGGACCTGAAAATGTACAGCATGGGATTAAGGAAAGCAGATAATGAAGTGAGGGCCCAGGTGTAAATCATAACATGACACATATAAAAAACTGATATTCTATTGAATGGACCTATCAGACCCTCACTCGAAAAATACAGTTGTGGGATGTGAAAAGGGGCAAAGCAGAAAAGTAGAACAGCCAGAATTCCTGAAATGGTCCTTAGCACTTGCGTCTTCATCAGCTTCATTGATTCCTTTCCAGCTCCTACTTCTCTCAGCTTCTTTACAGTCAGAGCATAGCAGATCACCAGGACCAGAATTGGAATGACAAATGATACCATTTCACAAACTAGCATGAAGATTTGCAAAGGCTTCCTCATTAATATCTTATCCTTACATGAGATGCTTTCATCTACGATGTTTCTTTTGAAGTGAAAGGCAGCCACACTCAAGCTTAACACTAACAACCATATTACAATGGACAGGGCGACGTAGTATCGGGGTCTTCGCCAGTTATGACACCTGATTGGATGGACAACCGCGATATACTGATCAATAGCAATGCAGGCCATGAATGGTGGGTTGCCAAAAATGTTGACTGTACCGATGAGCAGATGGGCTTCAAGGAGACGCTTCGTGAACTTAATTTGTTGGATCAAATGAATGAGATAAAATATAGAAGCCAGGATCACCAAGACGTTGGTGATGGTTAAATCAAGCAGGAGAACAGCAGTTGCTGATGAAACTTTCTTTCGTCTTGTGATGTACCACAATGAAATTGAGTTCCCAGCCACGCCCAACACGACAGTGAAGCCGAGAAGACAAGGGAGGACGAGCGTTTCAATCCGTTCCATGGCTTCGAAGTGCCCGAGACTTGCATTTCCAGTATGGCTAGCTGCGGTGACTTCCGTCCAAGGACGGCTGCCTGTTGCATTCCAGGTCATAAACGTAGCCATTTGATGTTTTGATcagataatatttttaaaaacagccgATGAGTAATGCGAGGAAAATGAGCAGATAGATTGTCGAATATCAGTTGGGAAATATCCTATCAATTATTCAACGTTGAATGACGCAGTTCAGCACCTTAATGCTATCTCAGTGGTTCAGACTGCCTGTAGTTCTCCCCTGAAATGGGTGGGATACAAATGTACGTGAGGAATCTCTATGATGCCAGGATACCGAATCGGTGAAGTTGAATAGGCTGAATTGAATAAGTTGGAGATTGAATTCTGCAACAAACAGATATGATTAAATGTATTAATTGCCTGAAAGTAATTACATTTTAGAAGTTATAGACCTAGGTATATGGACGCAGACTTGTCTCTTAATCGCACTCaccacacctttgaactgtgggggggggggggggcgtagtacccggaggaaatacacgcagacattgggagaaagtacaaacttcacacagaaagTAGCCCAAGGCCAGAACTCAAACCTCGGCCCCTGGCTCTGAAGCAGCAGCGCTACCAATATGCTCCTGTGCTGCCCTGTACACTAACTGTGTATCTCAGTCCACCTCCCGCTAGCACAAACTTGCACCCTGGCTGGAATCTCTGCGTTAGTCTCTACTTATTGTGTACAGGGAGAATATTGTTGTTCTCCCTGGTGTCTATCAGCCATTTTTCTCAGAGGGAGATATGTGCACCATCGTATTTGTCGTTCCATTCGGCCGGATATATTCTTGCAGCATCCGGCCTCTTGCAGTCGTCCTCCTGCAATAAGTTACAAGCACAGCTCGCGTCTCGTCTCACACGtccctccctctccattgcttcgTCAACACCTTCTGCTCCCTCACCCGTTTCATTGTTCTCCTAACCCTACTCTCTAACCCTCCACCCTTGCTCTCTAATCTCTTATTTCCGCTCCTGATCCTTCATCCTCATGGACTATTTTCTGATTCCCACACCATAAGCTCCAAACCCCGTTCTTTATTCCAGCATTCCAGATATATACTGACCCATTCTCGTCCCTTATCCGTCATTTCTGAAATTTACTGCAGCTAATCCGGCTTGGCCCACTCAACTGCTGAAAGTGTAATTTGCTTTCTGTGTTTTGGACTGAAATAATTGTACCATTACCTGTAAACTGATCCAGAATCAATGAATATCGATGTAGACTCAGAAAGGACTGCGTTACTGTTGTTGAGAATGGGTTATGTTCCAGAGCAAGCGGAAAATGAGATATCTCAGACAGTCCTTCATGCAACTTCCAACAAGTACAAACCGCTGTGAGGTCTGGCGGCTTTTTATAGTTCCCGATTTGCATTTGGTGTCATTACTGTGCTCGTCCACATAATTGCCAACTCATGGTTCTCACACTCTGCTTATCAGTTTGATTCGGAATGCCTACCTGGATAAAATTCCATTCTTGGCGAGAGTAGTGTTTTATTACCCACTCACTCGAGCAATTGGCGTTAAGTTCAGACCCATACAAGATGCAGTTTTCTGACCGAATGGACATATTTCGGATTCGATTAATTATTGACTTTGCAGGGTTAAACACAGCCCCATTCGATTGGGATATATGCTCCATTCTCGCCTGGGGAACGTCTTGTGCCAGAGGGACAGATGTAGAGGTTATCCCAGAACCCCACACCAATTCCGGAATAGGATTATGTCCTCTCTACAATTGTTAAATTGATGGTTTCACGCGCGGAAACTTTTATATATGCTCGCTCTTAGTGAAACATCCACATTTCTCACACCGAGCCCCCAGAATTTTATGAGAGACGTTTCTCCCCAGTCAAACGCTGTAATAGATTAGCTGTAAGTGCACACGGAGTTCCTGCCTCATGCTCCCTCGATACCATTACATTGTTCTGGACCCCAATTGTCAGTCTCTGCGTGCAGTAGATTGGATTTAACTACACAGTAGAATTTCCATATCTGGTGGCATTTCCATGTTCTCAACACGAACTGTCAACAGAGATCTATTTCTACTCAAGGTCATTCAATAGTCTAAGCCCTATCTCGATTCTTTTTGTTGCAGCCAACATCCCATTTCTCCATCCAAACATTTTGTTTCAGATACATCAAAGAATTTTTGAATGGGTGGATCATGTATTCACTCAAGGATCCTAAGGGAGACGGGACACGTGCTGTGGGAACCGAGTCAGCATTTTAAACACCTTAGTGGACTCTACGATAGTTTCTGTAAACTGGATGTTGGCCAATATAGTCCACATTATTTAGCAACAATGTGACTAGCCAAACCCGGGAAATTTAGGCTAATTAATTGAGCAGCAGTAATAGGATCGATATCTGGGACCATACCTTCCGGCAGAGAATTATACTTTCCTGCCTCGCTGTCAATTTAAAAAACGTATCCTACATGACTATAGCCACTACATTTCAAAATTATTCCCTTTGCTGCGAGGCGGTTGAGGAGAACTTAAGATCCTAGCGAAACTCTCGGTGAACAGCAATACTTTGTTTCATATGAATGAATTTTCTGCCACTTGGGATTTCATCATCGGAGTTCAAAGTGTGACTGTGACTTCCCTTGGAGGCCATGACGTCAGCTGCCGCGCACATGACGGCTCCGTCTCGGGAATGAAGATATTGGCAATTTCAGCCCCGATAATGAGTTGTTTTTGATGTTAAGAAAAGGCACATAAATTGTAGAACAGGCCATTACCCGGGACTGTTATGCAGGTAACTTATCGGTCCCGGCAGAAAGCACTTCAAATCTCATCCCAGAGAAGTTTTCAATTAGTTTCCCCTTATCCGGAGACTATAATCTATCGAACTCGAGGACGCATCCGTtgcacgtctactttatccatttattttatcatcttatatacctcaatttgatatcCCCGCATTCTTCTAAACGCTGGAGAGTATAGGTCTAAACTGCTCAACCTTTCTGCATAAGACAGCCCTCTCATCTCTGAACCtcgtctgaactgcttccaatgcaccgGCATCTTCCCTCCAATAAGCGGACCGAAACCGAACCCAGAACTCGCGGTACGATCTCAACAATGCGTTGCACAGTTGCGACA of Scyliorhinus canicula unplaced genomic scaffold, sScyCan1.1, whole genome shotgun sequence contains these proteins:
- the LOC119960611 gene encoding kappa-type opioid receptor-like, with translation MERIETLVLPCLLGFTVVLGVAGNSISLWYITRRKKVSSATAVLLLDLTITNVLVILASIFYLIHLIQQIKFTKRLLEAHLLIGTVNIFGNPPFMACIAIDQYIAVVHPIRCHNWRRPRYYVALSIVIWLLVLSLSVAAFHFKRNIVDESISCKDKILMRKPLQIFMLVCEMVSFVIPILVLVICYALTVKKLREVGAGKESMKLMKTQVLRTISGILAVLLFCFAPFHIPQLYFSSEGLIGPFNRISVFYMCHVMIYTWALTSLSAFLNPMLYIFRSQNFQWRAHCCAV